A stretch of the Deltaproteobacteria bacterium genome encodes the following:
- the thrC gene encoding threonine synthase: protein MMAKQFCLQCPLCGTEPPTKRTFRCPSCNVIVEVAVQIDHLTRADFQTMRQRRDLSIWRWGEFFPVRDPASIVSLGEGSTPLLRAQRLGERIGIPNLYLKNDTVLPTGSLKDRSNTVGISAGKEMGFEVASVISTGNAAASVAAYAAAAGMRSVVMVPAGTALSKIIQARAYGAEVVVVDGRFDYEVAELYSRAVGEFGWYDCVSSNPYRVGKKSYAYELVDQLDGVIADWVIHPTAGGTGIFAMGQGFKEFRSLGWIEKMPKLVAAQSEAAAPIVKAFAKGLRTVEPVDARDTVAESIQVGNPSSLGWRALEAVYDSGGAAVAVGDQQIFEAQTLTGSLCGVFAEPAAVVSVAVANQMRARGTIARDDIVVCNLTGHGLKQPEALAIPPQEVGPIAPTLAALRERLRR from the coding sequence ATGATGGCCAAACAATTTTGCCTCCAGTGTCCTCTGTGTGGCACAGAGCCGCCGACCAAGAGGACGTTTCGCTGCCCGTCATGCAACGTCATCGTTGAAGTGGCTGTTCAGATCGACCATCTGACGCGCGCCGATTTTCAAACCATGCGCCAGCGCCGCGATCTGTCGATCTGGCGCTGGGGCGAATTTTTTCCAGTGCGAGACCCTGCTTCGATTGTGTCTCTGGGCGAGGGCAGCACGCCGCTTTTGCGCGCGCAGCGTCTCGGCGAGCGGATCGGTATTCCAAATCTATATCTAAAGAACGATACAGTTCTGCCCACCGGCTCGCTCAAAGACCGCAGCAATACGGTCGGCATCTCGGCAGGCAAAGAGATGGGGTTTGAAGTCGCCAGCGTCATCTCCACCGGCAACGCGGCGGCTTCGGTGGCCGCCTACGCCGCCGCTGCCGGCATGCGGAGCGTTGTCATGGTGCCGGCGGGGACCGCGCTGTCGAAGATTATTCAAGCCCGCGCCTATGGCGCGGAGGTTGTCGTTGTCGACGGCCGGTTCGACTACGAAGTGGCCGAATTGTACAGCCGGGCGGTGGGTGAATTTGGCTGGTACGATTGCGTGTCCTCCAATCCCTACCGCGTCGGCAAGAAATCCTATGCTTATGAGCTGGTCGATCAACTCGATGGAGTCATTGCCGATTGGGTGATTCATCCCACTGCCGGAGGCACAGGCATCTTTGCCATGGGGCAGGGGTTCAAAGAATTCCGTTCGTTGGGCTGGATTGAAAAAATGCCCAAGCTGGTCGCCGCTCAAAGCGAAGCTGCGGCGCCCATCGTCAAGGCATTCGCAAAGGGGCTGCGCACGGTCGAGCCGGTCGACGCGCGTGACACGGTCGCCGAGAGCATCCAAGTCGGCAACCCGTCGTCACTCGGCTGGCGCGCGCTTGAGGCGGTCTACGATTCGGGTGGCGCCGCGGTGGCTGTTGGCGATCAACAAATTTTTGAAGCTCAGACACTAACCGGCAGTCTTTGCGGGGTTTTCGCTGAGCCAGCAGCGGTGGTGTCGGTGGCCGTCGCCAATCAGATGCGCGCCCGGGGCACCATCGCGCGCGACGACATTGTGGTTTGCAACCTAACCGGTCACGGCTTGAAACAACCGGAAGCGCTGGCCATCCCGCCGCAAGAGGTCGGGCCGATCGCGCCGACCTTGGCAGCTCTGCGTGAGCGTCTGCGGCGCTAA
- a CDS encoding VanZ family protein, with product MTVVTVHSEDPTEFRLIERRALRWLLVLYGLFILYGTFIPFRFNDDPAFLQLQWQGVFTPPFNQGRKTFSLLDVAANFLLFVPLGFLWVGSAFRRLSAAGFFGALLQAGLCGLLLSLAVELGQVYSPGRTPSILDVAFNAAGAAFGGALGIVIFTGLRGALGKNLLFVICWRPARVLLAMLAVAPVADAFYPFHLTLDVSTAWSNLKRAQWMPFLAGTHRYWLDLVVEKVFVYAAMAHLVILGFRQSYRTGGAGGALGFCFALGFAVEAGKLLFVGRVPNAENFLLAVCGALFGVMVVTPLSETHFCRRHGRRILLILALALMIYAQLSPFDWLVSLAELPQRWQRVEWLPLAAYYGADPQSALFDLGKKIFIAGPFGLLVAARRHALSGKPGRNQALFFGLAIGLILEACQRGLRSRTPSITDVLLFGAASWTGATLFSQRLRLMKSQTRSSNR from the coding sequence TTGACCGTTGTCACTGTGCACTCTGAGGACCCCACCGAATTTCGCCTGATCGAACGGCGCGCGCTGCGTTGGCTGTTGGTTCTGTACGGCCTGTTTATCCTCTACGGCACGTTCATTCCGTTTCGCTTCAACGACGATCCGGCGTTCCTGCAGTTGCAGTGGCAAGGGGTTTTCACACCTCCGTTTAACCAAGGTCGTAAGACCTTTTCACTCCTCGACGTGGCTGCTAACTTTTTGCTGTTTGTGCCGTTGGGTTTCCTCTGGGTCGGCAGCGCCTTTCGCAGGTTGTCCGCGGCCGGTTTCTTTGGCGCCCTGTTACAAGCTGGCTTGTGCGGTTTGCTGTTGAGCCTCGCCGTCGAGTTGGGCCAAGTCTATTCTCCCGGCCGCACGCCCTCAATCCTCGACGTGGCATTCAATGCCGCGGGTGCCGCCTTTGGCGGCGCGCTCGGCATTGTGATTTTCACAGGATTGCGCGGCGCCCTCGGCAAAAACTTATTGTTTGTCATCTGCTGGCGTCCCGCCCGGGTTCTGCTCGCCATGCTGGCCGTGGCGCCGGTCGCCGATGCCTTCTACCCGTTCCACCTCACCCTCGACGTCTCCACCGCCTGGTCCAACCTCAAGCGTGCCCAGTGGATGCCCTTTCTCGCCGGCACGCACCGCTATTGGCTCGACCTGGTGGTCGAGAAAGTTTTTGTCTATGCGGCGATGGCACATCTGGTCATTCTTGGTTTCAGGCAAAGCTATCGAACTGGCGGAGCCGGTGGTGCGCTAGGTTTCTGCTTCGCGCTCGGCTTTGCGGTCGAAGCAGGCAAACTGCTTTTCGTCGGCCGCGTGCCCAACGCCGAAAACTTTCTGCTCGCCGTTTGCGGCGCTCTCTTCGGAGTCATGGTGGTCACGCCGCTCAGTGAAACCCATTTCTGCCGGCGCCACGGCCGCCGGATCTTGCTGATACTGGCGCTTGCCCTGATGATTTATGCCCAACTGTCGCCGTTCGATTGGCTTGTGTCTTTGGCGGAGCTGCCGCAGCGCTGGCAGCGCGTCGAGTGGCTGCCGCTGGCAGCGTACTACGGCGCCGATCCGCAATCGGCCCTCTTCGATCTTGGCAAGAAGATTTTCATCGCCGGCCCTTTCGGCCTCCTGGTGGCGGCACGGCGCCACGCGTTATCGGGTAAGCCCGGGCGCAATCAAGCGCTTTTCTTTGGCTTGGCAATCGGCTTAATCTTAGAAGCTTGCCAGCGGGGGCTCCGCTCACGCACCCCTTCGATCACCGACGTGCTGCTTTTCGGCGCCGCTTCTTGGACCGGCGCGACGCTGTTTAGCCAGCGGCTAAGACTAATGAAATCGCAAACTCGGTCGTCTAAT